The sequence CAACTGAAAGTGAGGTTCGATCATGTCTATCTGGACGCAAGAGGGAAGAGCGCTCGGGTATCGCGGCCCAGAAGTGGTTCTGCTCCTGCCCCTTATCCTGGCCGCGCAAAGCTGCACTGAGAATCCTCAGTCGTCCTCCCGGCTTGAGCTGAGTCCACTATCCAACGTGAGTGTTGCTCAACTTGGAGTCTTGACGGGCGCGGCAATCGATAGCGAAGCGCGGATTGCTATCTGGAGACCGGACTCAGTCGGTTTTGTTGTCGATGAGAAAGGCACCATCTCATCGGTTTCCTCACTAAAGAACCCGAAGGACTCTCGAACGATCGCGATGCAACCCACGAGGAAATCTGCTACGTTTCTCCGGGCAGCAGGCGGCTTATTGGAGTCGGTGCGAGGAGAATCAATTGTTGGCACCAGAGCCGTAAAGCAGCGTCTTCGTGCAGTCTTCCAGAGGGACTCCCTCGTTTCGCTCTTGCTTTCGGAAGGCCCATCTAATTTCAAGCTTGCGACGACGCACTGGGACCTTCATGACTGGAACGAGGTCCCCATTACTCTGGGCGACAGCAGCTTTACTAACGACATAGCTCCCTTGTCAATCGCCATTCGTGAGAAAGATGTGTGGATTGCTGGTGCAAACGACTCACTTCACGTTTGGTGCCTGCGAACCGACGGCGCGGCTCAAAGTCGACATTCATCGTCACTACAAGAGGCCAACTCTCTACGCCAAAACTTCGTACCCAAGTGGAAAGTATCAGCTGTTGTGCCATTGGACCGCGGTTTCTTGGTCGGGCTTGCCGACCTGCGCTCCGCAAGGCGACGAATAGCGAGATTTGATCAGGATTGCTCCCCGGTCATTACAAGGGAAACAGCTGATGGATTTCTCCCCGCGGCCTCGTCAGTGCCAAGACGACTTCTGATCGGTACCCGACCGAATGGTGGAGGTGAGCTAGTGGTTATGAGTTGGCGGTGGGGGGAGGGAAACGAACCAACATTTTCAAGGAGTCGAAGATGAAGTCCATCGCAATTCTTGTGGCTGCACTTCTGGCAGCCCAGTTTCTCTCTTTTCCAACCAAGCTGCAGGCTCAATGCGCTGTCTGCGGCTCAGCGGAGGGGATACCGGATCACTGCAAGTATGGTCCGTATGCCAACTCGCACAGCTCCTGTAGATGGACGCCGCTTTTCGGTTGCGACCTCGGCGGCTGCTGTGAAGGAAGCGGGTGTGAACCCGAAGCCCCGGAAGGGCTAACTTTGGCCGGATCCGTCATTGTGGAGGGCATCCCGGTCATGTACGCTGAGACGTCTCAGCGTACGTGTAGCGGAGTGCTAGCCGTAGTCGGCACATCGAACATCGAGTTAGCCGAGGGAGCGCCAGGAGTCCTCGTCCTTTAGGTAACAGGCTATCTCCTCCCACCCGCCGCCAACCAACACACCAAAGCAATGAATATTCTTGCTACGTGCGCCTGCACCGTTCTTTCTTTCGGCGTCATATCTTCTTTTTCGGTCACAAACGAGGATCAGAATTCCAGATTTCTAGCACTGCGATTGGTCGACAGAAAGGTCTTGTTTGAAGATCGCGACGGTCGACTTCCCGTGGACGTGCAGTGGGCCAAGGTTGTCCAACTTCCAGGAGGCCGAGTGCTGTTTTTTGACGCACTGGTTCCGAAAGTGTGGATTGCAGACGGCCAGGGACGCTCCAGGCAGATTGGTCGCGAAGGGTCGGGCCCAGGCGAGTTCCGCATGCCTGCATTTGCCGGCGCAATCGGAGATACCATCTGGGTTTATGACGTGTCGCTGAGGCGCTTCAGCTTTTTCTCAAGTGAAACACTGCGGCTTGTTCGCTCGACAAACTGGAGCGGGGGTACCGAGGACGGATGGGATCTCGGCACACCAGTCGCCATCAACAGTCATGGCACGGTGCTGGTACCTGGGGGAGGCGACAAGCGCATTATGGCCAATCGGGCGGTGCGTTGGGTCCCCCTCTTTGTGCTGGGAACCTTGCCGCCGGAGAAGGCCAAGCCCATCGCATCATTGCACGTTCTCAACTCCAGTCATCGAATAGTACAGCAAGGCCCGCGGAGAACTGTCGTCCGCGATCAGCCCTTCACTGACCGATCGCTATTCGCGGTCAGTCCGAATGGCCAGCAGCTCGTGGTAGTAACACAAGCGGAAGAACTCGGTCGAAACGGCGACTCCCTCGCGGTTTGGAATCTCACGCGAAGCACCAGGCTCGTGTGGCGCACACAGCTTGGTATTGCGCGCGAAGCGTTCTCTGCAAAGTCGGCTCAGCAAGCCATTGATCGAGAGTTTGCCGACCTCACTGATGCAGCGCGTTCGGCCGGGGCAGCCCCCGTACGTAAGAGTGACTACATGACCCACTTGTACGTACCCAAGACCCAAACCCCTGCCACTCATGTTGTTGTGGACAACGACGGCGCCGTGCTGATCCGGGGCAATGATTGGCTGGGAGACAGCGTGACCTACACATGGTATTCGGCAAGGGGTGCATTGCTTGGGCACCTCAGAGTTTCTTCCCAGTTGCACATTCGCGCATTGCAAGGTCAACGAATCATCGCCCTTCGAAAGAAGGACGACGGTGAGCACACCTTGGAGACGGCGACGCTGACAAGATAAAGAGGCGCTTCACACGCGCCAGTTTCGCTTGGTTCAGCGGGTCACAGCGAGTGGAGTCGAATAGGAGGTCCTCCACTCACTGCTGACCGTCGCCTCACCGGGTTACTGCCCCAACACCAGCGCAAACACCAGCGGCGCCACAATGCTGGCGTCCGACTCGATGATGTACTTGGGCGTCTCGATGCCCAGCTTGCCCCAGGTGATCTTCTCGTTCGGCACCGCACCCGAGTACGAACCGTACGACGTGGTGGAGTCGCTGATCTGGCAGAAGTAGCCCCACAGCGGCACCTCGGTGCGCTGCAGGTCCTGATGCAACATGGGCACGACGCAGATGGGGAAGTCGCCCGCAATGCCGCCACCGATCTGGAAGAAGCCCAGCGAGGCCTCCTTGGTGACGTTCGTGTACAGATCGGCCAGATAGATCATGTACTCGATGCCGCTGCGCACCGTGTGCACGTTCTTGATGTTGCCATCGATGACGTGCGAGGCAAAGATGTTGCCCGTCGTGGAGTCTTCCCAGCCCGGCACGATGATGGGCAGGTTCTTCTGCGCCGCGGCCAGCATCCACGAGTTCTTCGGATCGATCTGGTAGTACTGCTCCAGCGCGCCGCTCAGCAGAATGCGGTACATGAACTCGTGCGGGAAGTACCGCTCACCCGCCTGGTCCGCACGCGTCCACTCGTCGAGAATGGCCTTCTCGATACGACGAATGGCCTCGGCCTCGGGGATGCAGGTGTCGGTCACCCGATTGAAGTGCTTCTCCAGCAGGCGCTGCTCATCCTGCGGCGTCAGGTCGCGGTAGTTGGGCACGCGCTCGTAGTGATCGTGCGCGACGAGGTTGTAGATGTCCTCCTCAAGGTTCGCGCCCGTGCAGGTGATGGCGTGCACCTTGTCCTGCCGGATCATCTCGGCCAATGACAGCCCGAGTTCGGCCGTGCTCATGGCACCGGCCAGCGTGACCATCATCTTGCCACCCTGGTCGAGGTGGCGGATATACCCGTCGGCCGCGTCGATCAGAGCCGCGGCATTGAAGTGCCGATAGTGATGACGGAGAAACGCCGAAACCGGCGCGGAAGTGGTCTGGGCCATGTCAGAATCAGGGTCGAAGCCAACCACGCGCCCGCTGAAGCGCGGCAACCCCTGCCGCGTCAGGCGCAGCCCTGAAATCTAATGGGACCGGCCCCCGCCGCGCCGTACCCCCACCCACGCGGCGCCCAGACCCAGCGCCACCGCCAGAATGGTGGCCCCCTGCGACACCGCCACGATGGCGCCACCCACCAGCAGCACGGCCGCCAGGCCCACCTGACGCCCGCTGCGCTCCTGCGCGTCCGGCCCGCGCTCGGCGCCTGCCTGCTGGGCCGCCTGCACACTGCCCCAGCCTTCTCCGCGCAGCTCGGCGCCCGGCACCGACACCGGCGTGAGCTGGCGATCGGGTGTGAGGCCAGGGCGTCCGCCCTCCGTCACACGCACAGCTCCCGCACGCCAGGGGTCGGGCACCACGGGCGAGGCACCCGAATTCCGCGTGCCCGCCACATCAGCGGCGCCGCGTTCACCCTCGCGCGCCCTGTCGCTCGCCCGGCCACTCGCGGTTTCTTCGAGCAGCGAGAGACCAAGTCGCACCGGCAGCAGCGGCGCGCGTAAATCGCGCTCCTCGTGCAGGACCGCTTCGTATCCACCGCTCACGCTGCGAATGGGCTCGTTCGCGCGCGGTGTGCTGCGATCTACCGGAATGGCGGTCTCGAGTGCTCCGGTCACCATGGCTTCCACCAGCGGGCGCACATTGGGCGGCAACGACGGTGCCACACGACGCAGTGGGGCCTGCAGATTCACGAGCAGGTTCGATGCCGACAGCACCGTTGCTTGCGAACTGGATTGCATTGGCGGCTGCACTGGCTGCTGCAGCAGCGGCTGCAACAACGGACGCAGCACGCGGCGCAGCGACGACGCCTCGCTTCCGGTATCAAGCGGTTGTTCGAGCAACACACCCAACAGGCTGCGCGCGGCGTGCACCTGCTCGGCCGGTGCCGAGCGTGCGAGATGTCCGCCTGCGGAGCAGGCTACAATCAGCGGGCGCAACAAGGCGTCCAGCGACGGCCTGTCGCTCCGTACGAGACTGCGCCCCAGTTGCATGAACGCATCATCGAGCGCGCGGCCTGAAGACGCCACGTCTGTCGCACGCAGGGGCGCCGTGTCACTCGCGCCAACAACCTCATCGGGCACGTCGGACGGAAACACTTCGTCCAATACGTCCGTGAACTCCCGCACCTGCCGACGTGTGCCATCCGCCTCCACACTGCGCACCATGCGCCGCGCCCAGTCGGTGGCGGGATGTTGCAGATGGTGCACCTGCAGGCGCTGCAGCACCTCGCGGGCGTCACTGCGATGTCCCTGCCGCGCCAGCAGCACGGCCTGCTGCGCCAGCAGCACCGGATCTTCCGGTGTGCGCTCCAGCGCCTCGTTCAGTACCTGCCGGGCCCCGGACACATCACCGGTCAACACACGGGCCAGCGACTGCACAAATCGCAGTGCGCGCGATTCGGGACGGCGCAGCAGGCCGTCGCCGGCAATGCGGTCCCCCTCGCCGGGCAGCCCGAGCGCCGTGAGGGCGCCGGCGCGCAGATACCAACCCTCTTCGCTGGCCTGCTCGGGGTGCCAGATATCATCGAGCGCGGCCAGTGCCTCGCCCGGATCCTGTCGCACCAGGGCACCGCGGGCCCGCTCGAGTCCCATCTCCACGGCCACCACCGAGGCCTGCTGCCTGGGCGTCAGCTCGTCGTCGGCGAGCAGCAGGTCGCCCAGTGACACGCCGCTGCGGCCAAGCAGCGCTTCCCCCAGCCCACCGCTGCGCGGCGCAACGGGCGCCACCGGTGCCAGCGCCGTCCCCGGCGTGACCGGACGCACGCCGGGCGTGGGTGGCAGGGGCCGGGCGCCGGCGCCGGCAACCCCTGAGCTGCGGTCTATGGACATGCGGGGGAGTATCGGCCGCACGGCGCTGTAACTGGAGTGCCCGGGCTGTGACGGTCTGCGCCCGGCCTGTCCGCCGCGGTGACCAGCGGCACATGGCGTGACCTTCGCCGCAGCCTGCGTCTCAGACCAGAGTCTGGATCAGCGCCATCTCGTCATCAACGCGCACGTAGGCCTTGGCCTCGTCGTGCCATCGATAGGCTGCGCCCGTGCGATCGAGCGCAATGCGACGCCGCGTGCCGCTGTGCTCGTACAAACGCAGTTCTCCGACATCCACCGGCCCGCTCTCGTAGCCGATGAACCAGAACGACGCCGTGGCATCCACCGCGGCCGCACCGAACACGACCGACAACGCCCGTTGCAGCGGGTACCAGTCGGGTGGGCGATACGGAGGAAAGATGTCGTCGGCCATGGATATGCGTTTGCCGGGAGACGCCTTGTGGACGGTCGCGTCACGAATCGTCACGCACGAGGGCGCGCGTGTTCCGTTGTGGCAATCATGTGGCACGCGACTCGCGCGAAACCTGCGCCGTCATGAACTGCACCGCCTCGTTGACGGACTGCTGCGCTTCCGGCAGGACGCCCGACATGAACTGCCACACGTGTGGCACGCGCGGCCACAAACGCAGGTGCACGGGCACCCCGGCGGCGCGTGCACGCTCCGCCACGCGCACGGCATCATCACGCAGCACCTCGTGCGTGGACGCGTGCAACAGCAGCGGCGGAAAGTCGTGATAGTCGCCGAACACCGGCGAGAGCAACGGATCGCGCGCATCGGCGTTGCCCACGACGAGCTGCGCCGCGCGCCGAATGGTGTCGGCGGCAAACATGGAGCAGCGCGCCGAGTTTTCTTCGAGCGATGGGCCACTGGCCGAGAGATCGGCCCAGGGGCAGAAGGTCACCACGGCGGCGGGCCGCGGCAATCGGGCGTTTCGCAGTGCCAGCACGAGCGACAGCGCGAGGCCGCCGCCCGCGGAATCACCGGCCACCACCAGACGCGATGGCAACACGCCCTTGTGCTCAATGAGCATGCGATACGCGCCCAGGGCATCCGCAAGCGCGTCGGCATGTTGGTGCTCCGGCGCGAGACGATACGCGGGCACCCAGGCCTCAC comes from Gemmatimonas sp. UBA7669 and encodes:
- a CDS encoding alpha/beta hydrolase is translated as MSEVMHASAASWRAHVAHWLVAARMRPHAHKPIDPLWVRRQMGRPRFVRRAMARATGADYAIVPAEGSWPGGEHVWAASRSDVAPDIVRPTLLYLHGGGFIACSPETHRSLVGALVQRLGGEAWVPAYRLAPEHQHADALADALGAYRMLIEHKGVLPSRLVVAGDSAGGGLALSLVLALRNARLPRPAAVVTFCPWADLSASGPSLEENSARCSMFAADTIRRAAQLVVGNADARDPLLSPVFGDYHDFPPLLLHASTHEVLRDDAVRVAERARAAGVPVHLRLWPRVPHVWQFMSGVLPEAQQSVNEAVQFMTAQVSRESRAT
- a CDS encoding deoxyhypusine synthase family protein; translated protein: MAQTTSAPVSAFLRHHYRHFNAAALIDAADGYIRHLDQGGKMMVTLAGAMSTAELGLSLAEMIRQDKVHAITCTGANLEEDIYNLVAHDHYERVPNYRDLTPQDEQRLLEKHFNRVTDTCIPEAEAIRRIEKAILDEWTRADQAGERYFPHEFMYRILLSGALEQYYQIDPKNSWMLAAAQKNLPIIVPGWEDSTTGNIFASHVIDGNIKNVHTVRSGIEYMIYLADLYTNVTKEASLGFFQIGGGIAGDFPICVVPMLHQDLQRTEVPLWGYFCQISDSTTSYGSYSGAVPNEKITWGKLGIETPKYIIESDASIVAPLVFALVLGQ